The Oenanthe melanoleuca isolate GR-GAL-2019-014 chromosome 15, OMel1.0, whole genome shotgun sequence genome contains a region encoding:
- the ADORA2A gene encoding adenosine receptor A2a, protein MLVHGKDDFLSDIAYIILELIIAVLAILGNILVCWAVYLNSNLQNVTNYFVVSLAAADIAVGVLAIPFAITISTGFCAFFYGCLFIACFVLVLTQSSIFSLLAIAIDRIIAIRIPLRYNGLVTGSRAKGIIAICWVLSFIIGLTPMLGWHKRAQDQEPGSNWSSPINCSNSMVACLFEAVVTMEYMVYYNFFACVLLPLLLMFGIYLKIFMAARRQLKQMENKMVHGERSRSTLQKEVHAAKSLAIIVGLFAVCWLPLHIINCFTLFCPSCAHAPLWLMYLAIILSHANSVVNPLIYAYRIREFRYTFRKIISQHILGRKEPFKAGAASSRTSTHGGDAENASIRISEYALEVYANGDIHRDPEKQDLNKCKAGLEWHQNGNALDLDTNGHLPHSCKNGILSDACLNRELHSEELIDAQVSYSDLERAAFAAAEVS, encoded by the exons ATGCTAGTACATGGGAAGGACGACTTCCTCTCAGACATAGCCTACATCATCCTGGAGCTGATCATCGCAGTGCTGGCCATCCTGGGCAACATCCTGGTCTGCTGGGCCGTCTACCTGAACAGCAACCTGCAGAACGTCACCAACTACTTCGTggtgtccctggctgctgctgacatTGCTGTGGGTGTGCTGGCAATCCCCTTTGCCATCACCATCAGCACTGGCTTCTGTGCCTTCTTCTATGGCTGCCTGTTCATTGCCTGCTTTGTCCTGGTCTTGACTCAGAGCTCCATCTTCAGCCTCCTTGCAATCGCCATCGACAGGATCATTGCCATCCGAATACCCCTCAG gTACAATGGCTTGGTGACTGGCTCTCGAGCCAAAGGCATCATTGCCATCTGCTGGGTGCTGTCCTTCATCATCGGCCTGACCCCAATGCTGGGCTGGCACAAGCGTGCCCAGGACCAGGAGCCGGGTTCCAACTGGTCCTCTCCCATCAACTGCAGCAACAGCATGGTGGCGTGTCTCTTCGAGGCTGTGGTCACCATGGAGTACATGGTCTACTACAACTTCTTTGcctgtgtgctcctgcccctccttctcaTGTTTGGTATCTACTTGAAAATCTTCATGGCAGCCCGGCGCCAGCTCAAGCAGATGGAGAACAAGATGGTACACGGGGAACGCTCCCGCTCCACGCTGCAGAAGGAAGTCCACGCAGCCAAGTCTTTGGCCATCATTGTTGGGCTGTTTGCAGTCTGCTGGCTTCCACTACACATTATTAACTGCTTTACCCTCTTCTGCCCAAGCTGTGCCCACGCTCCCCTCTGGCTGATGTATCTGGCTATTATCCTGTCTCACGCTAACTCGGTGGTAAACCCCCTAATTTATGCCTACCGCATCAGGGAGTTCCGCTACACCTTCCGAAAAATCATCAGCCAGCACATCCTGGGCCGGAAGGAGCCCTTCAAGGCgggagcagccagctccaggacTTCCACCCACGGGGGGGACGCCGAGAACGCCAGCATACGGATCAGCGAGTATGCGCTAGAGGTGTACGCCAACGGAGACATCCACAGGGATCCCGAAAAGCAGGACTTAAACAAGTGCAAAGCTGGCTTGGAATGGCACCAGAATGGAAATGCTCTGGACTTGGACACCAATGGGCATCTCCCGCATTCCTGCAAAAATGGGATTCTGTCAGATGCATGCCTGAACAGGGAGCTTCATAGTGAAGAGCTAATTGATGCCCAGGTGTCTTACTCAGATCTGGAAAGAGCAgcctttgctgcagctgaagttTCCTGA